One genomic region from Anopheles bellator chromosome 2, idAnoBellAS_SP24_06.2, whole genome shotgun sequence encodes:
- the LOC131212567 gene encoding uncharacterized protein LOC131212567 — protein sequence MAKVTSSAVWCGCLLVLLPVYHVAAAGKSDTKPEESLFEQDLGDQFKIDASTQGVQKVNLRCGADSMRIELKTEEDFQGVMYTRGSYYKQTKPCFVKPERAARTLEMKFNLDQCQTVNTGEVYSNIVVVQHDPDIVTPGDAAFAVECDFRKPRGVTVSSEIQARDSDSDGPASRITLTSPDPSVNTQPPTEYNSVHSESGTVTFVPSRFRNGTTMPEQRVRGTVETVEIPHSTPQLREEL from the exons atggccaaagttACATCTTCTGCCGTTTGGTGTGGCTGCCTATTAGTGTTGCTCCCGGTGTACCATGTCGCGGCTGCAGGCAAATCGGATACCAAACCAGAAG AAAGCCTATTCGAGCAGGATCTGGGCGATCAGTTCAAGATCGACGCATCGACGCAGGGTGTGCAGAAGGTGAACCTGCGATGCGGCGCCGATTCGATGCGCATCGAGCTCAAGACGGAGGAGGACTTCCAGGGCGTGATGTATACGCGGGGCAGCTACTACAAGCAGACGAAACCGTGCTTCGTTAAACCGGAGCGGGCGGCCCGAACGCTCGAGATGAAGTTCAACCTCGACCAGTGCCAAACGGTCAACACCGGGGAGGTGTATTCGAACATCGTGGTCGTCCAGCACGATCCAGACATCGTGACGCCCGGAGACGCAGCGTTCGCCGTCGAGTGTGACTTCCGGAAGCCACGAGGCGTTACCGTGAGCTCCGAGATTCAGGCTCGCGATAG TGACAGTGACGGACCCGCGTCGCGCATTACACTCACCAGTCCGGATCCGTCGGTTAACACACAGCCCCCGACCGAGTACAACTCGGTGCACAGCGAATCGGGCACGGTGACGTTTGTGCCGAGTCGCTTCCGGAACGGCACGACGATGCCGGAGCAGCGTGTCCGGGGCACGGTTGAAACGGTCGAAATTCCACACTCCACACCGCAGCTTCGCGAGGAGCTGTGA
- the LOC131210225 gene encoding uncharacterized protein LOC131210225, which translates to MAPPLPETFVKGFHSEKHVKSMEYSLFGCTGMMVSKVSLGCATLSHLFGDLDVEDAIKAVEMAVRQGINYIDTAPYYGQGRSEEVLGLAFKNIPRQAFYVATKVGRYERHFEGMFDYSAKKTRESVEKSLRLLGVDCIDVVQIHDVEFSPSLELVLQETLPTLEELRSEGKLKFIGVSDYSMDFLKKVITSAPGRFDSVLCYSRNTLIDNTLKNYLPCFMQNKLAVICAAGHALGLLTNAGPQPWHPADEQMKVVCREASDYCAQRGIELGKLAMFHFIQLAGPVTFLAGMQTQKLVEINLTAYREGLSAEESEALAHLMKTVFPKIQRKNWDGNELERYRAAMKASTNK; encoded by the exons ATGGCTCCACCACTTCCTGAAACTTTTGTCAAAGGTTTTCATAGTGAAAAACACGTGAAGAGTATGGAATACAGTTTATTCGGTTGTACCGGAATGATGGTTTCAAAAGTATCCCTAGGTTGTGCTACATTGAGCCATCTGTTCGG CGACCTAGACGTGGAGGATGCAATCAAAGCAGTCGAGATGGCGGTACGACAAGGAATAAACTATATCGACACTGCTCCATATTACGGCCAAGGGCGATCAGAGGAAGTTCTTGGTCTAGCCTTTAAAAACATTCCACGTCAGGCATTCTATGTGGCCACCAAAGTGGGTCGTTACGAGCGGCACTTCGAGGGAATGTTCGACTATAGTGCCAAAAAAACGCGAGAAAGTGTGGAGAAAAGCCTGCGGCTTCTTGGCGTCGATTGTATCGATGTAGTGCAAATACATGACGTGGAGTTCTCTCCCAGCCTGGAGCTTGTGCTGCAAGAAACATTGCCCACACTGGAAGAGCTACGGAGTGAAGGGAAGCTCAAATTTATAGGAGTGTCGGATTACTCGATGGATTTTCTGAAGAAAGTGATCACAAGTGCTCCCGGTCGGTTCGACTCTGTTCTCTGTTACAGCCGCAACACACTAATCGACAACACCTTAAAGAACTACTTGCCATGCTTTATGCAAAATAAGCTAGCCGTTATCTGTGCGGCCGGACATGCGTTGGGATTGCTGACGAACGCGGGCCCTCAACCCTGGCATCCGGCTGACGAACAGATGAAAGTGGTATGCCGGGAAGCGTCAGACTACTGCGCACAGCGAGGGATTGAGCTTGGCAAGTTGGCAATGTTCCACTTCATTCAGCTGGCTGGTCCGGTCACTTTCCTCGCCGGCATGCAAACGCAGAAGCTAGTGGAGATCAATTTGACCGCCTACCGCGAAGGACTTTCCGCAGAAGAGTCTGAAGCCCTGGCGCATTTAATGAAAAC TGTTTTCCCAAAAATTCAACGCAAAAATTGGGATGGAAACGAACTAGAACGATACAGGGCTGCCATGAAAGCATCAACCAACAAGTGA
- the LOC131210380 gene encoding uncharacterized protein LOC131210380: MAPALPVTFVEGFHNENYVKSMEYNPFGCTGMMVSKVSLGCGTLSQLYGDLDVEDAIKAIEMAVRQGINYIDTAPYYGQGRSEEVLGYALKNIPRQAFYVATKVGRYELDFGRMFDYSAHKTRESVEKSLRLLGVDCIDVVQIHDIEFPSNLDEVLQETLPTLEELRTEGKLKFIGVSAYPMGVLKELIARAPGRFDSVLCYSRNTLLDNSLKNYLPFFLQNKLAVICASGHAMGLLTNAGPQPWHPADEQMKAVCREASDYCAQRGIELGKLAMFHFIQLAGPVTFLSGMQTQKLVEINLKAYREGLSAEE; the protein is encoded by the exons ATGGCACCAGCACTTCCCGTAACTTTTGTCGAGGGCTTTCACAATGAAAATTACGTGAAAAGTATGGAGTATAATCCGTTCGGATGCACCGGAATGATGGTTTCGAAAGTATCGTTGGGTTGTGGCACCTTAAGCCAACTGTACGG CGACCTAGACGTGGAGGATGCAATCAAAGCAATCGAGATGGCGGTCCGACAAGGAATAAACTACATCGACACTGCTCCGTACTACGGCCAAGGGCGTTCAGAGGAAGTTCTAGGCTACGCTCTTAAAAACATTCCACGCCAGGCATTCTATGTGGCCACCAAAGTGGGTCGGTATGAGCTGGACTTCGGTCGAATGTTTGACTACAGTGCACACAAAACGCGAGAAAGCGTAGAGAAAAGTCTGCGGCTTCTTGGCGTCGATTGTATCGATGTAGTCCAAATACACGATATCGAGTTCCCTTCCAATCTGGATGAAGTGCTGCAAGAAACGCTACCCACACTTGAAGAGCTTCGGACAGAAGGGAAGCTGAAATTTATAGGAGTATCAGCGTACCCGATGGGTGTTCTAAAAGAATTGATCGCGCGGGCTCCCGGTCGTTTCGATTCTGTCCTCTGTTACAGCCGCAACACACTGCTGGATAACTCCTTGAAGAATTACTTGCCGTTCTTTTTACAAAATAAGCTAGCTGTTATCTGTGCTTCGGGCCATGCAATGGGATTGCTGACGAACGCGGGCCCTCAACCCTGGCATCCAGCTGACGAACAGATGAAAGCGGTATGTCGGGAAGCGTCGGACTACTGCGCACAGCGAGGGATTGAGCTTGGCAAGTTGGCAATGTTCCACTTCATTCAGCTGGCTGGTCCGGTAACGTTCCTCAGCGGTATGCAAACGCAGAAGCTAGTGGAGATCAATTTGAAAGCCTACCGCGAGGGACTTTCCGCGGAAGAGTGA
- the LOC131210444 gene encoding photoreceptor-specific nuclear receptor-like, whose amino-acid sequence MSPAGPGVLCKVCGDRASGKHYGVPSCDGCRGFFKRSIRRNLEYVCKEGGKCVVDVSRRNQCQACRFAKCLQANMRREAVQHERAPRNCTPLAAVSALSAAHGEYYASRAQAFSLPQTNLFFPLPLHITASASGFTPIAAETGRFLSPYAQSAAVLAAAASSANGTATCTATMYDHFPPAPAPSGAPSTTHTFTPITLPPAGASLQIPVPVQPTATAPGIKIPPGGPSTTEHSITGVGNALVLPTAPPMHSISSILALGSGAKENEVSSTGEAGESPPRSTAWAAVAFGGGKSETDMLLESAAKLLFLAVKWAKTVPSFLQLPATDQKLLLEEAWAELFVITAAQWGLPIDNEFIGRNPSAVRLASAIQQFAAARVDYREAACLKALVLFRPDHPRLYAAHEVLLLQDQTVALLHEKCGGVRLGHLLLLLPAIKAAANAKVLQEMLFRKTVGEVAIERLLLDLMKT is encoded by the exons ATGTCGCCCGCCGGTCCGGGCGTCCTGTGCAAGGTGTGCGGAGATCGGGCCTCCGGAAAACACTACGGCGTACCGTCCTGCGACGGATGCCGCGGGTTCTTCAAGCGCAGCATTCGAAG GAACCTCGAGTACGTGTGCAAGGAGGGTGGCAAGTGCGTGGTGGACGTGTCCCGGCGCAACCAGTGCCAGGCGTGTCGCTTTGCCAAATGTCTGCAGGCCAACATGCGCCGAGAAG CTGTCCAGCACGAACGGGCCCCTCGGAACTGTACACCACTGGCGGCGGTCAGCGCACTATCGGCGGCCCACGGCGAGTACTACGCGTCCCGGGCCCAGGCTTTTTCATTGCCCCAGACGAACCTCTTCTTTCCACTGCCGCTCCACATTACGGCCTCGGCTTCCGGGTTCACGCCCATCGCCGCCGAGACGGGTCGCTTTCTCTCACCGTACGCCCAATCGGCCGCAGTCctggcggcagcagccagTTCGGCGAACGGAACTGCCACCTGCACCGCGACCATGTACGACCACTttcctccggcaccggcccctTCAGGAGCACCCAGTACGACCCACACATTTACACCGATCACcctgccaccggccggggccagTCTACAGATTCCGGTCCCGGTACAACCAACGGCCACCGCTCCGGGCATCAAAATCCCACCGGGGGGACCAAGCACCACCGAGCACAGCATCACCGGCGTCGGTAACGCGTTGGTGTTACCGACGGCACCACCGATGCACTCCATCAGCTCGATCCTGGCCCTCGGTTCCGGGGCGAAGGAGAACGAAGTCAGCAGTACCGGCGAGGCCGGCGAAAGTCCCCCACGAAGCACCGcctgggcggcggtggcgttcGGTGGCGGCAAGAGCGAAACCGACATGCTGCTCGAATCGGCCGCCAAGCTCCTGTTCCTGGCGGTTAAGTGGGCCAAAACGGTGCCTTCGTTTCTGCAactgccggccaccgaccagaagctgctgctggaggaagCATGGGCCGAGCTGTTCGTCATCACCGCGGCCCAGTGGGGTCTGCCCATCGACAATG AATTTATCGGGCGCAATCCGTCGGCGGTACGGTTGGCAAGCGCCATTCAACAGTTTGCGGCTGCCCGGGTCGATTACCGGGAGGCGGCCTGCCTGAAGGCACTGGTGCTGTTCCGTCCGGATCATCCGCGGCTGTACGCGGCCCACGaagttctgctgctgcaggatcaAACGGTCGCCCTGCTGCACGAAAAGTGTGGTGGCGTCCGTTTGGgtcatctgctgctgctgcttccggccATCAAGGCGGCGGCCAACGCAAAGGTCCTGCAGGAAATGCTGTTCCGGAAAACGGTCGGTGAAGTGGCCATCGAACGGCTACTGCTGGATCTGATGAAAACATaa
- the LOC131209996 gene encoding splicing factor ESS-2 homolog has protein sequence MSKPGEKGLQAIKQQERTVAVFKKPVVPRTKTKDKIILTEEEYLQEMGKIIQRDFFPDLKKLKAQNEYLDALADNDVGKLRQIFSKYNSKLPSSRLASPATFETPLPGGTPATEQPPSVRSTSSAGSNKSTKSVGDRHSLDSFLQNYTSEDNDSFQEIIETADRKLRQKFAVLYKAEETSAIQMSQCLALPSIEQQFDVREKPKQLDMWNYTNKNYIMYTPDGVELSKEEQLEMAKQRQEINHSSTRLHVNPFNEQDSKQAIVDAAKTQAKHLPEKIGIDGKVVDTSTATPRIRGFVFVKSPSPCPGVTDSPLFTWGEIEGTPFRLDAGDTPLHPAAVGPSFRIVETSKRENLALQLAEKAAEKSREKKAKAIEAARRNIGSPAVRSSFERLASMSPAARRLATNKIGLMCTPSPFTSPARSTGLKTPLPGPAGGRKSRSITPSPRAIVRRKTPAVVKGGPNLTDDLLDIPATSKRTKAADFF, from the exons ATGTCGAAACCGGGAGAAAAGGGCTTGCAGGCCATTAAACAACAGGAGCGAACGGTGGCAGTGTTTAAGAAACCCGTAGTGCCGAGGACCAAAACCAAAGACAAGATCATTCTCACCGAAGAGGAGTACCTTCAG gaaatgggaaaaattaTCCAGCGCGACTTCTTTCCGGACCTGAAAAAGCTGAAAGCACAGAACGAGTATCTGGACGCGCTGGCAGACAACGATGTGGGGAAGCTGCGACAGATCTTTTCTAAATACAACTCCAAACTACCGTCGTCCAGGCTCG CCAGCCCGGCAACGTTCGAAACTCCTCTCCCCGGTGGCACACCAGCCACGGAACAACCGCCATCGGTGCGGTCCACATCGAGCGCCGGTTCGAACAAATCTACCAAATCGGTGGGCGACCGACACTCGCTGGATAGCTTTCTGCAGAACTACACGAGCGAAGATAACGACAGCTTTCAGGAGATCATCGAAACGGCCGACCGGAAGCTACGGCAAAAGTTTGCCGTACTGTACAAAGCAGAGGAAACGTCGGCCATACAGATGAGCCAGTGTCTGGCGCTGCCGAGCATCGAGCAACAGTTTGATGTGCGCGAGAAACCGAAGCAGCTGGACATGTGGAATTACACGAACAAAAACTACATCATGTACACTCCGGACGGGGTCGAGCTGAGCAAGGAGGAGCAGCTGGAGATGGCCAAGCAGAGGCAAGAGATTAACCATTCCAGCACGCGGCTGCACGTCAATCCGTTCAACGAGCAGGACAGCAAGCAGGCCATCGTCGATGCGGCCAAAACGCAGGCCAAACATTTGCCGGAAAAAATCGGCATCGACGGGAAGGTGGTGGACACCTCGACCGCTACGCCGCGGATACGTGGGTTCGTGTTCGTCAAAAGTCCCTCCCCGTGCCCGGGAGTGACCGATAGTCCGCTGTTTACGTGGGGTGAAATCGAAGGCACACCGTTCCGTCTGGATGCCGGCGACACACCGCTTCACCCGGCGGCCGTGGGACCGTCGTTCCGTATCGTGGAAACGTCCAAACGCGAGAATCTCGCCCTACAGTTGGCCGAGAAGGCGGCGGAAAAGTCGCGCGAAAAGAAAGCCAAAGCCATCGAGGCCGCCCGACGAAACATTGGCTCACCGGCGGTGCGCAGTTCCTTCGAACGGCTAGCCAGCATGTcgccggcggcccggcggctgGCCACTAATAAGATTGGCTTGATGTGCACTCCGAGCCCGTTCACCTCTCCTGCGCGCTCCACGGGCCTGAAGACACCGTTGCCGGGGCCCGCGGGCGGTCGCAAGTCGCGAAGCATCACGCCTTCACCGCGAGCAATcgtgcgaagaaaaacaccagCCGTGGTCAAGGGTGGACCGAATCTTACAGACGATTTGCTGGACATTCCGGCCACTAGCAAGCGCACGAAGGCGGCCGATTTcttttga
- the LOC131210713 gene encoding uncharacterized protein LOC131210713 codes for MFKYLSIVALLVACQMARTSAFWCFTCTTANSTNCLVPDQNILLTECPPSPQTSAVTCFTRVVGQNVERGCVVGMTQAEVDNCNLVNNCQLCSNENSVACNGNLFPHGRLTCHQCEGLTNSTCAPELESAPTPCLRFAADDQCFVQVRENTVLRGCTSENTGCHADRNCHACSGNGCNFRHFEHGAAASLVPQSWIKLLVGALALGAIVGSSL; via the exons atgtttaaatatttgtccATCGTTGCCCTGCTTGTGGCCTGCCAAATGGCACGCACATCGGCCT TCTGGTGCTTCACCTGTACTACCGCGAACAGTACCAACTGCTTGGTGCCGGATCAAAACATTCTGCTCACGGAGTGTCCACCATCGCCCCAAACGTCCGCCGTGACGTGCTTCACGCGAGTCGTTG GCCAAAACGTTGAGCGTGGCTGCGTGGTAGGGATGACGCAGGCGGAAGTGGACAACTGCAATCTGGTGAACAACTGTCAGCTGTGCTCGAACGAAAACAGTGTGGCGTGTAACGGAAACCTTTTCCCGCATGGCCGCCTAACCTGCCACCAGTGCGAAGGATTGACCAACAGCACCTGCGCGCCGGAGCTGGAGAGCGCCCCGACACCGTGCCTGCGCTTTGCGGCCGACGACCAGTGCTTCGTGCAGGTCCGGGAGAACACGGTTCTGCGGGGATGTACCTCGGAAAACACGGGCTGCCACGCCGATCGCAACTGCCACGCTTGCTCCGGCAATGGGTGCAACTTCCGACACTTTGAGCACGGTGCGGCCGCCAGTTTGGTGCCGCAGAGTTGGATTAAACTGCTTGTGGGTGCCCTGGCCCTCGGCGCGATCGTGGGCAGCAGCCTATAG